DNA sequence from the Pleurocapsa sp. PCC 7319 genome:
AAACACCACAATACATCAGTGACATAAATCGCTTGCATCAGGTGTTTCCTTCTGCTAAGTTTATTCATCTCATTCGTGATGGACGAGATGTTTGTATCTCTTTGCGCACTCTATATCTTAATAATCGTCATAAGGAAGGTCACGTAATCAGACGCTTTTTGTGGCATGCGGGTCGAACAATACATAGCGCAGCAAAACTCTGGCACAAAAGTGTTGAAGCAGGTATTGAATCAGGGCTGAAGCTGCCTACCGAATCATATCTTGAGATTCATTATGAAGACCTCATTCTTCGAACTGAAGATACTCTCAAAAATATCTGTTCATTTATTGGAGAAAACTATGACGACAGAATGCTTGGTTTTTATAAAAACTCATCTAAGGAGACTATGAAAGAACCAGAAGCATTCCAACCCCATGCTAAAACTCACCGTCCACCTACTCCGTCTGATACTTATCGCTGGCGTACAGAAATGAATTTGATTGAGGTGGCTCTTTTTGAATCATATGCTGGAAAAACAATGGATCGTATCGGACAGACGAGACATTTTCGAGGAGCGCTGAAATTCATTCCCTATAATTTAAGGGCTTTTGATAAACTTAGACGAATATTCATACCAACTAACCAAGATCGTGAGCTTCTAGAGCTACCAGACTTTGCCTATTTTCTTTACTATGTGCTTCGGCCTATTCGTTTGCTGGTAAAGTATACGCTAATTACGGGCAAACGTT
Encoded proteins:
- a CDS encoding sulfotransferase, translating into MSSKFQNEPFFLVSCPRSGSTMLRLMLNEHPRLRVPDESFFLTELMNKLPLNSPLSQEDKRLAFDIISNHERWANPKFKFRAASNKKLWDTISCLKQPLLSQLIDAVFRNCTHLKNKPRWGDKTPQYISDINRLHQVFPSAKFIHLIRDGRDVCISLRTLYLNNRHKEGHVIRRFLWHAGRTIHSAAKLWHKSVEAGIESGLKLPTESYLEIHYEDLILRTEDTLKNICSFIGENYDDRMLGFYKNSSKETMKEPEAFQPHAKTHRPPTPSDTYRWRTEMNLIEVALFESYAGKTMDRIGQTRHFRGALKFIPYNLRAFDKLRRIFIPTNQDRELLELPDFAYFLYYVLRPIRLLVKYTLITGKRFLPT